The following proteins are encoded in a genomic region of Entelurus aequoreus isolate RoL-2023_Sb linkage group LG01, RoL_Eaeq_v1.1, whole genome shotgun sequence:
- the LOC133658733 gene encoding inosine-uridine preferring nucleoside hydrolase-like, with translation MMKRLILDVDTGVDDAQAIMMALAAPKVEILGITCTHGNTILENVLKNTLRVLKVCNRLDIPVYPGFHEPLLGRKLHVAGDFHGKDGMGDVPDPDAPGLQLLQEMNAVQAIISIVNKNPGEVILVATGPLTNVALAVKMDPSLPTKLKGLYIMGGNIESRGNTTPCGEFNFLADPEAAYIVLDCYTCPTTIASWEFSCRNSLPWSFCDTWLAQKTPKARFMERISAHTRKMARTERFQKEMVAGSMFNTCDTYAVAAAICDNLVTESEEVAVTVELEGRNTRGMMVLDYIDALHKKHKVTILKKIDAEVFKQLLMNALK, from the exons ATGATGAAGAGGCTGATCCTGGATGTGGACACTGGGGTGGATGATGCCCAGGCCATCATGATGGCCCTGGCAGCCCCCAAAGTGGAGATACTGGGGATCACCTGCACGCACGGCAACACCATCCTGGAGAACGTCCTGAAAAACACCCTCCGCGTCTTGAAAGTGTGCAACAGGCTAGAC ATCCCTGTGTACCCGGGCTTCCACGAGCCCCTGCTGGGACGCAAGCTCCACGTGGCCGGAGACTTTCACGGGAAGGATGGAATGGGCGACGTCCCCGATCCTGATGCTCCAGGCCTGCAGCTGCTGCAGGAAATGAACGCCGTGCAGGCCATCATTTCCATCGTCAACAAAAACCCCGGGGAG GTGATCCTGGTTGCAACAGGGCCCCTCACCAACGTGGCCCTGGCAGTCAAAATGGACCCCTCATTGCCCACCAAGCTGAAAGGGCTCTACATCATGGGAGGCAACATTGAAT CCAGAGGGAACACGACGCCGTGTGGAGAGTTCAACTTCCTGGCCGACCCGGAGGCCGCCTACATCGTGTTGGATTGTTACACCTGTCCAACCACCATCGCTTCCTGGGAGTTCAGCTGCAGGAACAGCCTGCCCTGG AGCTTTTGTGACACATGGCTGGCCCAAAAGACGCCAAAGGCTCGTTTCATGGAGAGGATCTCAGCCCACACCCGCAAG ATGGCGCGGACGGAACGCTTTCAAAAGGAGATGGTGGCAGGATCCATGTTCAACACCTGCGACACCTACGCTGTGGCCGCGGCCATCTGCGACAACTTGGTGACAGAAAGCGAGGAG GTGGCTGTGACCGTGGAGCTGGAAGGACGCAACACCAGAGGCATGATGGTCCTGGACTACATCGACGCGCTGCACAAGAAGCACAAGGTCACCATCTTGAAGAAAATAGACGCTGAGGTGTTTAAGCAACTGCTGATGAACGCACTGAAGTAA
- the unc50 gene encoding protein unc-50 homolog: MLPTTSHHSNGAPGSRDAARHTAGAKRYKYLRRLLHFRQMDFEFALWQMLYLFTSPQRVYRNFHYRKQTKDQWARDDPAFLVVLSVWLCVSTIGFGLVLDMGILETLKLLLWVVFVDCIGVGLLISTLMWVITNKYLLKNPGRDFDVEWGYAFDVHLNAFYPLLVILHFLQLFFINHLVVINYDWFLGYFVGNTLWLVAIGYYLYITFLGYNVLPFLKNTVVLLYPFALLAILYILSVSLGWNFTQGLCWFYKYRVQ, translated from the exons ATGTTGCCAACCACCAGCCATCACAGCAATGGTGCCCCTGGTTCCAGAGATGCCGCTCGTCACACTGCGGGCGCCAAACGCTACAAGTACCTGCGCAGACTGCTACACTTCAGGCAGATGGACTTTGAATTTGCCCTGTGGCAGATGCTTTATTTGTTCACGTCGCCACAGAGAGTCTACCGCAACTTCCACTACAGGAAACAGACCAAGGACCAGTGGGCCCGGGACGACCCTGCTTTCCTCGTCGTGCTCAGCGTGTGGCTATGTG TGTCAACAATCGGCTTTGGCCTGGTGCTGGACATGGGCATTCTTGAGACATTGAAGCTGCTGTTGTGGGTTGTCTTTGTGGATTGCATAGGAGTCGGACTCCTTATATCAACCCTCATGTG GGTGATAACAAACAAATACTTGCTGAAGAACCCAGGTCGAGATTTTGACGTGGAGTGGGGTTACGCGTTTGATGTTCACCTCAACGCTTTCTACCCGCTCCTCGTCATTCTGCACTTCCTGCAGCTTTTCTTCATCAACC ATTTGGTGGTGATTAACTACGACTGGTTCCTGGGATACTTTGTTGGGAACACACTGTGGCTTGTAGCCATTGGTTATTATCTTTATATCACCTTCTTGGGGTACAATG TTCTGCCGTTCCTGAAAAACACGGTGGTACTGCTCTACCCCTTCGCCTTGCTCGCCATCCTCTACATCCTCTCCGTCTCGCTGGGCTGGAACTTCACTCAGGGTCTCTGTTGGTTTTACAAGTACCGAGTCCAGTAG